GGCAACGAAGTGGAGACTGACGCCTACAGCGAGATCGAACGGGTGCTGGGCGAGGTGAAGGGCAATGCCAAGAGCCACAGCACCGTTTTGATCGAGAGCGAGAACAAAGACGTGAAGATCAGGCTGGAGCCGCTGCGGCAGCAGGACCGCGAGGGCGGGTTCATCACGTTGAAGAAAGACCTGAGAGAAGGAATCTTCGCCTATCACCGGGTACCGGCGCGGGTTGTCTCGCAGCTCATTCCCGGCCAACTCGGCGGTGATAACACGAGCGACATGCAGATGTTCTATTCATTTGTTGTGAAGCCTTTGCAGCAGCGGCTGGCGGGGCTGATCGCGAGTGAGTTCAAATATGAGTATGGATGGCAGACCGAGCCGGGCGCCTTTGATTTCGGCGATCTGACACAGGAACTGCAAACAACTGATGAGAGGCTCTTTAGCGGCCTCCGCAACAACTAAAAAGGAGCAAGAGATGAAACTCTTACGCAAGCGGGTCCGCAAGGGCGAGCTGCGCAACGTTGAAGTGGACTTGATTAGTCTGCTATTTGACGACATGAAGCCAGCCAATCAGCGCGGAGCCGTGATCAAAAGTGCCGACGGGCGTGCCTACCGCACCATTGGCGCGACCGCCAAGAAATTCAAGGCCGAGACCGTCGGGAATGAAGGCCTGCTGTACGTGACAGTGATGGAGCCCGACACCATCGACGCCCAGGGCGACACTTACACCACAGAAGAGGTGAAGAAAGCCGCGTATCACTTTGCCAAACAGGGCTTGGTGGGGCGCAACGATGTGAACCACAACAACCAGCCCGTCCCAGAGTTCGTGATCGCCGAGAGCTACATCCTCAAGGCCGAGGATGCCGCTCATTTCCCCAACAGCAAGGTGGGCAGCTGGGTAGCCGTGCTAAAGTGCGAAGATTTGAGCTCGCCGCTGTGGCAGAAGGTGCAGAAAGGCCAGTTCAACGGCGTGAGCATCGCCGGCATGGCCGAGGACTCCGGCAACCTGAGAAACGCCGCCCTGGTGGCGGAATTGAAGGGTCAGCTGGAAGATATCCGGAAGAGCCTGGGCGCCAACCCCAGCGCGGATAGCGCGAAGGTGGTGGAGAGCCTGGAAAAGAGAATAAACGAGCTTGAGAACGCGGACGAGAACGCCGCGACGAAAGAGCTCATCAAATCATTCACGAGCGAAGTCAAGGAGCTTTCCATGCAGATCCGCAAGGCCATCAGTGCCAAAATCCAGGGAGAGCCGGGGGATGGCGCGGCTATCGACCGTGAGGTGATAGTCGACGGCAATAAAGTCCTGGTCAAGGCGTCCAAAATCGAGCTTTACAAAGGCATCGCGGACGTGGACAGCGGGGCGGCCATGAACATCCTCACCGCCAACACCACCAGTCTGTTTATCGATGAAGTGGTGGGTGGGCTGGATGATGACACCCTCAACGACATCACCGTCGTGCCTTTGATCAAGGACGAGAAGATCGACGCCGGCGTTATTGCCGATTTAGTGCTGACAAACGCACTGGATACCCCCGCGTCTGCTCAGGCTGTCGGCACTGCTGACATCACCTGCACCACCGGCATTCTGACCGGAGAGTTCAGCTTAGGCCGCGATGTGGTGGAGTTTTATAAAGACAAATACGGCGACGCCGCCTTTGGCGCTTACGTCGAGCAGCACATTGCGAAGAAAACCTCCAAGGCGTTGCGGAAATTGCTTTTCAGCGGCAACCGCGACGCCAGCCCCGGCGTTCTGAAGGCCCTCAATGGCGTGATCCAACTCGCCACGGAAGCCTCTCCCACCGCCGTGACGGCCATCGACACCGAGCTCTACCCGCTCTATGCCGACCGCTTTGAAGCCGCCTTGTTGGCGTTCAGCGCCGACGTACTGGAGGAGCAGTCGAACTTCGTGTTCTACATTTCTCACCACGACGAGATCCGCCTACGCGCCGAGCTGGCCCGGCGTGAGACGGGGGCGGGTGACCGCTTCCTGCTGGAAGGGGGAAAGGTCTTCTTTGGTGGAATCCCCGTGAAACCGCGCTACATGCCGGACAACTACATGATCGTGGGCCTGCCCAAGTTCATCATCCTCGGCTACCGGACAGACGCTGAACTGAAGGTAGAGCATCACGGTTCAGATTGGAAATTC
This DNA window, taken from Candidatus Cloacimonadota bacterium, encodes the following:
- a CDS encoding TetR/AcrR family transcriptional regulator C-terminal domain-containing protein, with the protein product MTPASIFSSLIKGTTVMSLRVSSSSPPTTSSINRLVVLAVRMFMAAPLSTSAMPL